One segment of Streptomyces sp. NA02950 DNA contains the following:
- a CDS encoding serine/threonine-protein kinase, translating into MADTRLIQGRYRLLDLIGRGGMGEVWRARDDALGRRVAVKCLRPLGPQHDQAITDVLRERFRREARVAAALQHRGVTVVHDFGEDEGVLFLVMELLEGRNLGQLLEDNRHHPLPVPDVLDIAGQVAAALAYTHQQGIVHRDLKPANIMRLADGSVKLCDFGIARPGHDLGPTSRLTGTGVAMGTPHYMSPEQIVGGVVDHRSDLYSLGCVLYELATGAPPFDLGDAWAILVGHRDTPPAPPRLHRPELPERFERVVLDLLAKTPERRPRDASDLAERIAVARTARFPAVGEAVRVPVPGPRLPAWALRMTTGSRAGGPDAGRTTPPEPPAALTGAWTGPRPVPHAAPPCPPVPPAPPGALAVTPAAPPGARVAACGPEAERLGERHQTGLRLGWLGRWREAAELHRAVAAERERLLGPDHPDTLASRYEIAFALGRLDRPGEALRAYTEVAAARERVLGPVHPDTLAARQETAFTLGRLGHHTEAHRIYTAVLATRERTMGAEHPDTLRCRHNLAFNLGRLGHHQNAYRLACEVAAARARVLGAEHPDTLVTRSEVAHALGRLDRWEEALSGYREVAAARARTLGPDHPDTFAARYEVGISLGRLHRAPEALMVYRALAADRTRAEGPAHPETLRARHGLGVNLGRLGRWAEALAEAREVCALRERTLGPDHPDTLVSEREVAVALGWLGRWSDALAGYRRVAGARARVLGPGHPDTVASRTDEAHCLEQLGRHPAPAEPHRPACADRGGAYG; encoded by the coding sequence ACCGTGGTCCATGACTTCGGCGAGGACGAGGGTGTGCTCTTCCTCGTCATGGAGTTGCTCGAGGGCCGTAACCTCGGCCAGCTGCTGGAGGACAACAGACACCATCCGCTGCCGGTGCCGGATGTGCTGGACATCGCCGGTCAGGTCGCCGCGGCCCTCGCCTACACCCACCAACAGGGCATCGTGCACCGGGATCTGAAACCGGCCAACATCATGCGGCTCGCCGACGGCAGTGTGAAGCTCTGCGACTTCGGTATCGCCCGCCCCGGCCATGACCTCGGCCCCACCTCCCGGCTCACCGGCACCGGCGTGGCCATGGGTACACCGCACTACATGTCGCCCGAGCAGATCGTGGGCGGCGTCGTCGACCACCGCAGCGATCTGTACTCGCTGGGCTGTGTGCTGTACGAACTGGCCACCGGGGCACCGCCGTTCGACCTCGGCGACGCCTGGGCGATCCTGGTCGGCCACCGCGACACCCCGCCCGCCCCGCCGAGACTCCACCGCCCCGAACTGCCCGAGCGGTTCGAGCGGGTGGTGCTCGATCTGCTCGCCAAGACCCCGGAGCGCCGTCCGCGCGACGCCTCCGACCTCGCCGAGCGGATCGCCGTGGCGCGAACCGCCCGGTTCCCGGCGGTCGGTGAGGCCGTCCGGGTGCCGGTGCCGGGCCCACGGCTTCCGGCCTGGGCCCTGAGGATGACCACCGGCTCCCGGGCGGGCGGCCCGGACGCGGGACGGACCACCCCGCCGGAACCGCCCGCGGCGCTCACCGGCGCCTGGACCGGCCCCCGTCCCGTGCCCCACGCCGCGCCGCCGTGCCCGCCCGTCCCGCCCGCTCCGCCGGGCGCGCTCGCCGTAACACCCGCCGCCCCGCCGGGCGCGCGCGTTGCCGCGTGCGGGCCGGAGGCCGAACGGCTCGGTGAGCGGCATCAGACCGGGCTGCGTCTGGGATGGCTCGGCCGCTGGCGGGAGGCGGCCGAACTGCACCGCGCGGTCGCCGCCGAGCGCGAGCGGCTGCTCGGCCCCGACCATCCCGACACCCTCGCCAGCCGCTACGAGATCGCTTTCGCGTTGGGCCGCCTGGACCGCCCCGGCGAGGCACTGCGCGCGTACACCGAGGTCGCGGCGGCCCGCGAACGGGTGCTCGGCCCCGTTCATCCCGATACGCTCGCGGCCCGGCAGGAGACCGCGTTCACCCTCGGCCGCCTCGGCCATCACACCGAGGCCCACCGGATCTACACCGCCGTCCTGGCCACCCGTGAGCGGACCATGGGCGCCGAGCACCCCGACACCCTGCGCTGCCGCCACAACCTCGCCTTCAATCTGGGCCGTCTGGGTCACCATCAGAACGCCTACCGCCTGGCCTGCGAGGTGGCCGCCGCCCGGGCCCGGGTGCTGGGTGCCGAGCACCCGGACACCCTGGTCACCCGCTCCGAAGTGGCGCACGCCCTCGGGCGGCTCGACCGCTGGGAGGAGGCGCTGAGCGGCTACCGCGAGGTGGCCGCGGCCCGCGCCCGGACGCTCGGCCCCGACCACCCCGACACCTTCGCCGCCCGCTACGAGGTCGGTATCAGCCTTGGGCGGCTGCACCGCGCCCCGGAGGCGCTGATGGTCTACCGCGCCCTCGCCGCCGACCGCACCCGCGCCGAGGGCCCGGCGCACCCCGAGACCCTGCGCGCCCGGCACGGCCTCGGAGTCAACCTCGGCCGGCTCGGTCGCTGGGCGGAGGCCCTCGCCGAGGCCCGCGAGGTGTGCGCCCTGCGCGAGCGCACCCTCGGCCCGGACCATCCGGACACCCTGGTCAGCGAGAGGGAGGTGGCCGTGGCGCTCGGCTGGCTGGGCCGCTGGTCCGACGCGCTGGCCGGATACCGCCGGGTCGCCGGCGCCCGGGCCCGGGTGCTGGGCCCAGGCCACCCGGACACGGTGGCCAGCCGCACGGACGAGGCCCACTGCCTCGAACAACTCGGCCGCCACCCCGCACCGGCCGAGCCGCACCGCCCCGCATGCGCCGACCGCGGCGGCGCCTACGGCTGA